TCTGCTCGGGAaatcaaattgtttttctggccataaaaatttaaataaatacgagTACATTTCGTTTGGCAAAGTAGAACGCTTTCAAGGATTCATGTTTATGGTTTCGACCTTTCAATTTGGAATACAATGGGGAAGTCTCATCCAAAAGATGAGCAATTTATAGCAGATAGACGTTTGTATTTTGAGAGAAAATTTACTTGAGCACACTCACCAGGAAATATGATTTGCTTATTGCCGGAATTATGCAGTTcattttttcttaatttattgcaaattatgAACTTTGCAATGATCACAAAACTGAACCGTAGAAATGATATGTAAGCTAATTGTTATATCGTCATATAAAGCCATGTAAATACCTAAGTGAGTTAAGCATGACACCTTTTTTCGGTGTTATACAAACTTATGTGAATAAAGCTTTTAATAGCATAAGAAACCTTGTCTCTAAATACTTCCCAAAAACTTAACTTATCTGGATCCCCAGTCACATTGGCATTTTAGGCAATGAAAGCGCAGACAAAACACCTAAAGATGCCACCACTACATGGAAAAATCCTTCCACAACATTTGCCCTCTTGGCAAAAATTCCGAGATAGACTTTAAACACGTCATAATTAAGTGTACTTCCCTTTCCCTACATAGAACAGGTGTCTTTCATTCAATCTttcaacaaaattattatctctcATGCACTGTAAATATCATTGTCACCCTAGTCGTGCAGAAGGTCTTAGCTGCTAATGCTTGtggattttattttgcttataGTTTAATGCTCTAATTATAAATACTCTAAGTTatctaaatatataaagaTGTTAAAATTGTCTAtcttttttgaaaaaactCCCATAACGCTTTCTAAATCGGATACTCATTTTGCAAATTTTACAGGCGTGCATAGACGACAATCTGGACATGGTGGAGTTTCTGGTGGAGCGAGGTGCCGACATAAACCGCCAGGATAACGAGGGCTGGACGCCCCTGCACGCCACTGCCTCCTGCGGGTGAGTTCTTGTCCAAATTCCAATCAGTTTTTAATACTAATTTTGCGCTTAATCAATTTTCCTAGATTTGTGAGCATAGCTCGGTATTTGGTGGAAAACGGCGCTGATGTGGCCGCTGTGAACAGCGATGGCGATCTGGCCTTGGATTTGGCCATCGATGTGCAGCACATGGCCATGATTGACTACATGGAGAAGATGGTGCAGGAGCTGAACATCAATGTGGATGAGGCTCGAAAGGCCGAGGAGCAGGCGATGCTGAACGATGCCAAAAAGTGGCTGAGAAGCGATGCCGCCGAGGTGGATAGACCGCACCCGAAAACGGGAGCCACAGCCCTCCACGTAGCCGCCGCAAAGGGTTATACGAAAGTTCTGGGCCTGCTCCTGGCTGGACGTGGCAATGTGGATCGCCAGGATAACGATGGCTGGACGCCACTGCACGCGGCATCGCATTGGGGTCAGCGGGAGACGGCCGAGATGCTCGTGGAGTCACTGGCCGACATGGATATCCGAAACTATGCCGGGCAGTCATGCATCGATGTGGCCGATCGCAAAATAGTCAAATTCCTGGAAGAACTGCGGGCCAACAAACGCAACAAGCGGCGACCATCTAGTCAAATAAGGTGAGggaataataaaattatagcaagaatttaatgaaaacaaaataaggGGTTCTTTAGCTTAAAGAGTTGACAATATATGTTATGCGAAATACatgttgttttttaaattgaaacaaatttaaaagaagGAATTTTAAGGCATAGTATTTTTAGTGAATCACCTATCTTGATATTATTCCAATGAAAATTACGcatattatacaaaaatattgacAAAATGTAAGTTCTTGAtaactttttgcttttgttaaATTATGTTGTTATAATCTGAAGCTTTGCAAACTGTAAAAACATATAACTAATGCATGAATTGCTCATACTTTTCAGCAGAATCTCAGATGCAATGGAAAATCATGTGGACAAGACGCCCACTAAACTGGTGCGCGTCGAAGTGAGAACTGATGCCACAAAGGATGGTGCGTATGCCTCCAAATCGGAGCTATCTTCAACTTACCCTGGACTCATAATATAAACGAATAGCTTTCTTTGATttctcgcacacacacactcttgTGTTCGTCCTGTTTATTATCCTGTTTAGGTTCTCATGCGCgataaccttttgttgttGGAGCATTTAATCGTAAAACATTTGCCACTGCCTCTCGTATTTTAGTCATTCAAGATCACATTGTCCAGTATAATTTGCCTTCATCATGATCACGATCATCCATCAGTGGTATCCTGTTCTTCTCTCTCTGTATCTGTATAGtgtctctttctctctctctctctgtatTTGTGTATTGTCTCTGCTTGTAAATCACGCACACTGCAGCTGCCAGTGGCTCAAGTGAAGCTACCAAAGCTGATTCTTCGATTCCAAACGCTGctcatgatgatgatgatgttaGTGGAGGTGGCGAAGtggtggccagtggccagaGCGATACAGAAGAGCTGAGTGATTCCACGGAAAGCTCACACTTGACCAGTCTTTCCGAGAGCGAAGGTAGTCGGCATTTGTTTTGCGTCCCAATTGAGGAGTTCCTCGACGAACCCTTTCTGTGATAAGCCCGCCCAATAGCCACTAACCTATTCCTAGttgtaccttttttttgagATGACCActaacatttttcatttgttgcTTTTACAGCTGAGAACGTCAAGACCAACCAGCAGATCCACGCCGTCGAGCATCcagtggaggaggaggcgccATGGCGACGCAAACTGCCCCGCACCCCCAACGACAGTCCCACTAATAATCGTAAGTCCTAATGGAATTGTCAAGTGCTTTTAAGGGTTACAGATAAGAAATTAATGAATTGTTCAAAAGGAAAGCCTTTGTGTATAAATGCATCGATGCACCAAACGTTGTAATCTACAATGATCTATCTGCTATCTGCAATCCCTTGAAGAGCAGTGATTGGCAACGTCTGTTATCGAATCAGATAGTAATAATCAATATAATTACCATTTGCAGAAGTTCCTGATAGAGAGCTTAGCAGCAATAGCTCGGAGACCGCCAACGACGTCATTTTGCGGCGCACGCAAAGCTTTGAGAACGATCAAAAGTGAGTTGAACaccaagaaaataaaacattgcGTGCCGctcacacacaaacacccaATCGCATCTCAGATTAACCCACATATACAATAATCATGTACATCGATCGGCCAAATTGCACCGAAAGGTCTTGATTTATTGGTTGACTTTGCAGTtcgcttttcacttttgccGATTGCATTTGCTTATCATCATTGTCATTATCACACATACTCACGCTGAAATTGTAAACCACTCATTTAGCTTTTCTCGAAATGCATATACtgataaattgtttaaatttacCCATGATGGTATCATGATCTGGGAAAGCTCTGGGAATCTCCATGAATCACAAGCTTTCCGTTTATGAGCTTTTTCCATAACACCACTCGCATTTTGGCAAAGTGAAGCGTTGACTGCAAAAGGCAACAAATAAGGGAAAACAAAGTATTgtattgattttaaaatttttgttttgctttattttttttccaaccttttttaaacaacaatcaaaaatcgaacaaaaaattgcattgcCAACGCACCACAACcaaccaaaaacaacaaactcaTCAAAACGCTTATCCCGAAATCTAACCTGCCCGCTCGCCCACCTGCTCGCTCCGCCCGCCCACCTGTACGCCCGCCCGCCCGCACGAACGAACGTTCGAAAAACGCTCGAAAATCACACTCCAACCGCCAATCCGCAAATCGGCCATTCCGAATGACAGGTTCTATCAAAAGTACAATGAGCTGCGGGCACGCATAAAGGCCAACTCCTGTCCCATTTTGCCGGCGAATGCGAATGCTAGTGCCGCTGCTgccaataaatccaataacaataacaacctAAGTAGCAATAACTAtcataataacaacaataacaacaacaaaagcgatCTGCTATTGGGATATGCTGCTGGCGCCACAACGACAACAAGCACctccacaacaacaacaacaacatccaGTACATTCAACAACACCCACTCGAACACCAACAACACAAGCACaacacaacaaccacaacagcaaccagcagcagcatcggcaGTAAATCAATTATATAGCGTACAAAGATCGGCCTCACTCAAAGATAACTCAATGTATTACAGGTTTGTTTTGCATTCAACACATCCCAAAAGGCCGACTAGATCAGATTTGTTAGTTACATTAAGTAGAAGTTGATAAATTGTAAAGAGGGAACTCTAATTGTATGTATTTCATAGCTTAATTTGGATTTGTTATGAGTTGTAAATGGATATTTTAAGTAAAGAGTTAAACTTAAGGGTTATATTAGGCCACCAAGAAGTTGATAAAGCTTACCTTGTATGCAATACTCTTTATTATAATCCAAACtcagttttgtattatttagtaCCTCATGCGAGCTTATAAGTAATGGAATTTTCATGGACTAAAATCTGATCTAGTTTAAAAACCATGCCTACTCATAGCTGTTAACACAACCCTAATTTGTTGTAACTATTAACCTACTGTGCTTTTGCTTAGCTTCTACTCTTCTACACCTTCAGTATAAAAACTCATTGCACCAAActatttaacatattttcCTAGGCCACGCACCAATGTCGTCTACCTACTCTTGGCTGTATTCCCAGTTCATCCTTGAACTCTTCTCTAACGTCTTTCTATTTTGATTATCCTCAGGAAACCGACGATTACGATTGCCACGCCTACGAGCACAGCATCCACGGCGATCAATTCTCCATCGACAACTGTACAGACCCCACCAATTCGCAGGTAAGTTTATTTGGTTAATCATCATGTGCCGACTCGTTTTAAAAACTCCATTGTCGATCAATTAGCCAAGTTACAGCGAAAATACCAGAAAAGAGCAATAATGGCAGCTCGTCCACGGCCAGTGTCAGCGATGCGGAGAGCTCCAAGCCACCGCCCAAACAATCCGCGAGCAATATGATCAAGAACTTCTTCAAGTAATGAGAAAGAATTAATGGTTGTTTCCATTCACGTTGAGCTAACCCCGCTAAACAGCTGCTAACCCGATTTTTGATCCCAAGAAAGCGAAGTTTTTTGTAGCATGATTTGTGATATTGAACTGAGGTTCTATTTACATTTAAACTTTCCGATCTATGAATTAACATGTGCAAATTAGCATTTAAAGGCTCGATGTGTTTCCACTGGCTTTCCAATGCTGTAGCCCGTTTATTGAATGCAGTTTAAATGATTAATGTTAAAGCtacatattttacatataAACTTTACTACATAAACTACATATTTTTACTCAACCCACACGTAGATCCTTTGTGCCACCGGTGCGTGATGAAGAAAGCGAAACGCAACGAAAGGCACATGCTAAGCGCGTGAGGGAGACTCGCCGGTCCACCCAAGGTGTCACCCTGGACGAGATCAAGAGTGCCGAGGAGCTGGTTAAGAAGAAGAACATGGGcatggccaacaacaacaataacaacaatatcagcaccaccaccacgaaCACGATCAGCAACAGCGGCGTAAGTAGTCCAGGGTCCAAGTGGCCACTCTAACCAGATCATCCAAGCTATcacaacaaaaaccaaaccgaaacaTTCACACTCGAGGAAGCTCTCTTCATAGAATCACTGTTAGATCATACCTGTAGTCCTAGCCGGGATTACACCATCCACACACGATGTCCACATGCAGTTCACACCCACTCAAACGTTGAGCAATACACACCAGATCAAAAACCGAATAAATATACGCTTATGGTTATGGTGTCCCCATTGTTTGGATATCCCTTTTTGTTTATGTGTTCGATTCTGTTCACTCACTGAAACACAATCATCAAATATAAACAATACCATTGATTGATTGTGTGAGTGAGAGAAAAATGTACTAAAATAGTGATTGTAGTTTAGTTTATATCGTGTAGTATGCAGAATGCAAAAGGTTCTGAAATGCCCTAAGAAGTATGCTATGAATTTAAACATATTAATAAATCTatctataaacaaaaataatgtaaaatgcatattaaatCGGGTGCTTTCAAAGATTGCTGGCACTTTCAGTGTTGATCTTGATAAATGTAcaaaatgaaagcaaattgCTTTAGCCATCTTGATGATAAATTCAAACCTGCCGCATTCTGTTTTCTCACTCCACAAAAAAGCCGCAGCCATAAGCTGTCATCATTTCAATCAGATCCAGTCTCATCGATCAATCAAAGCTCATTTAGCGTACGTTGCCACCCGTTTGATTATTATTCGTTCGTGATCGATCGCAGTATCGCATTTAACCAATCAAGTTGAGTTCAGTTCCTGCGTAATGCACCTCCGCTCCGCCCTGCCACGCCCTTTGACTCGCCGCGCCTCCGCCTCATCGATTTTGAGTACTCTATATAGCGTAGctttatatttatgatttcCAATCATCAGCAGCTCCAGATCAGCGAACCATAGCGTAATTACCATTCCGAATTGTATTTATGTTACAGCTCTTAAGTTATCTCTATGTTCAGTTCTCTTACTACTCACTACTCACTAGGctctatatttatatagcaATAAACTGTATGTCTATGGAATATGTTGATGATTATCATTTTGCATGTCCCATTTGCATGCGTAATCAAATCGGGTCACCCTAAGTATCATTATAGTATGcaattgttatttatatacaatatatatagtgagacctttttgatttttgtttgaaGCGCACTCGCGTCCATCGCCTCTGGACaactgttttttatttgttccGAACTAATATTATTAACAGAACGAAACAAGCTCTGCATCATCGACATCAGCTCCAACACCATCAATCCTCGGCAGCAATGAGCAGCAGGACGAGCTGcaaccaccgccaccgcccacCACTCCACCGCCAGCCATAATACCCACCACAACAACGGCCACCGATGAGACGGAGATCGAGGAAGTGGTGTCCAATCCTCCAGCTGGCCAAAGTCAGAACGATACCACTGCTAGCTTTACGCTATCCGCTCCCGTGCGAAGATCCCTGTCGGCCGACAGGGAGGCCGATGCCAATAGTGATCCGGAGGGTGATCAGGATCAGACGGTGGTCAGTGCCAGCTATACGATAATGCCCAGGCGGGAACGGCTTCCCGAAAGCTCAGAAAATTTAGAAAGCATAAGATCGCCACAAAAGACTGACCCAGTTGCCAAAACCGCCAGCGAGGAACAGGCCGAGGAGCAACCACATGCCAGGCCCACGGATCTGCCACTGAATCCGGCTCCCGCTTCTCCTAGCACAGAAGCTATCAAGTCATCCTCGGCGGCCACCACGCCCGCCGCCCTCGAGAGTCCAGTGCGCTTGCGGGACAAGCGGGGTCTGGCGGGGTCTGGCAGCCAGGAATCTGAAGCCAAGTCCGATACCGCCTCGCCCGTGTCCTCCCATCCGGACTTCAATGCCCGGGACTCGCTACTCAGTCTATACGCCCGACGCACAACGGACAGCAGCGCgggaggaggtggtggtggtgcaggtgCTGCGGGTGGAGCAGCATCCTCGTCTTCAACTTCGGCAGCAGAACGGCGTCCGTCTTGGCGCCTGAAATTTGATGCCGGCTCCAAGGTATGCCCACACTACCCAACTCTGTCCTCTAAGCGAATCCGATAGCCTAATCCTCAATATACGTCAAGACTATTTTTCGATCGGTGGCCAAATTCGTGTGCGCCGTAAATACATTTGTTAATCTCTAAGTGTAGCATGGATTTATTTTGATTAGTGTATGTATGATTAATTGAGAACTTCTGCTTagaaaaatgcgaaaatttgcaTTGCTTTGGTCGAATTCATAAAAAAACCTATCGTTTCTAAAtggatttttgaattttagaAATCTAATTTAAGGTCATTGTTTTATATCATTTCGATTTTGCTACCGTTTTAACTTATCGCCTAccttatttatgtttaatgaCTGTAGAAAGTAACATTGCTTTTcaaaggaaaaataataaatgatgaCGTGATCCGCCTATTtgaatatatactttattgTTAAACGCCTGAATTATTTATCTTAAGATATTTTGCATTTAGTTTATCAACGCATCTGTACTTATTCATGTTTTAATTTGCTCGTAACTTGTGCTTGATGTACTCAAAATATAAGTcttttataattaagaaatcccatatgtattatttaatagattcacttttttatttttaacgcttttcgtatgtatgtacttagATACCAATTCTCTTCATTCGGCTGATAGACATTTTCTGTAAATACTACATGCTAAAAAAATTCAATCAATAGCATTTGCTTTTGTGTTTCTTAATGGTAAACTTCCGTTGTTATTAAATCTTGTTTACCAAAAgatcataaatatatattataaaatataattaactaCTTACATGTTACTTACTCAACACTTACATTTTTGTTCAACTAATATTAACTAAACTATACTGGTTCAGGGAAATACAGAAATTGCTTAGCTTAGGTAATGGGTTGCGGACTCTAACTGATGGATCCAAAATGGATATGGTGTCTGATACTAGTTGATTACTACTAAATGTTTAGTATAAACTAACTCCCGCTGCATTCGAATGATTCAAGACACGGCATAGCTTCTTGTAAGAACAAATACATCGCACACAACCCAAACAAATACGACAATTATAGAGAAACATTTCAAAacatatattgatatttaacATTGTATCTTCATGATTGAATTGAGCAATTAGTAAAAGCTTCTTTATCCATGCAGTTCAAGTTGGAGGACATAACCAGCGGTGGAACATATCCGCCCAACAACAGCACCATCATACCCAGTGCTCCGGCGGTAATGGCAGCCGCGAACTTATCAACCACAACTGGTGTCCAGAGGCGCATCAGCAGCGGTCCCAATGCACGTGAGTTATCAAGGATATAAGACGCGCCTAACTTCCAGATAGTAACAGTAATATCTACTTCCCTTGCAGTAAATGCTTCCAATCAGTCGCTCAACTCTGTGGGTCGTCCAGTTTCCGCGCCCAGCGAGGGCACGAACAACAGTGCCTACTTCACGCCCTCAGCTCGCAAATTCGAGACGAATGCCACCCCCACGGGAGCGACCACTGCAGCGATCACGACTAGCAACTCAACCTCCAATTCAGTGTCTGCCACCAGTGCCAATCATACAGCGGCTACGGCACCAAATGCCACGTCAAACCATGACGACAAGGGTAAGGAGATGTCTGT
This portion of the Drosophila santomea strain STO CAGO 1482 chromosome 3L, Prin_Dsan_1.1, whole genome shotgun sequence genome encodes:
- the LOC120450241 gene encoding protein phosphatase 1 regulatory subunit 12A isoform X10, with amino-acid sequence MSSLDARNNSAMMKRAEQLKRWEESDTNRAAPTPRHEHGRRIKFSSGCVFLAACLSGDKDEVVQLLDQGADINTANVDGLTALHQACIDDNLDMVEFLVERGADINRQDNEGWTPLHATASCGFVSIARYLVENGADVAAVNSDGDLALDLAIDVQHMAMIDYMEKMVQELNINVDEARKAEEQAMLNDAKKWLRSDAAEVDRPHPKTGATALHVAAAKGYTKVLGLLLAGRGNVDRQDNDGWTPLHAASHWGQRETAEMLVESLADMDIRNYAGQSCIDVADRKIVKFLEELRANKRNKRRPSSQIRISDAMENHVDKTPTKLVRVEVRTDATKDAENVKTNQQIHAVEHPVEEEAPWRRKLPRTPNDSPTNNQVPDRELSSNSSETANDVILRRTQSFENDQKFYQKYNELRARIKANSCPILPANANASAAAANKSNNNNNLSSNNYHNNNNNNNKSDLLLGYAAGATTTTSTSTTTTTTSSTFNNTHSNTNNTSTTQQPQQQPAAASAVNQLYSVQRSASLKDNSMYYRKPTITIATPTSTASTAINSPSTTVQTPPIRSQVTAKIPEKSNNGSSSTASVSDAESSKPPPKQSASNMIKNFFKSFVPPVRDEESETQRKAHAKRVRETRRSTQGVTLDEIKSAEELVKKKNMGMANNNNNNNISTTTTNTISNSGNETSSASSTSAPTPSILGSNEQQDELQPPPPPTTPPPAIIPTTTTATDETEIEEVVSNPPAGQSQNDTTASFTLSAPVRRSLSADREADANSDPEGDQDQTVVSASYTIMPRRERLPESSENLESIRSPQKTDPVAKTASEEQAEEQPHARPTDLPLNPAPASPSTEAIKSSSAATTPAALESPVRLRDKRGLAGSGSQESEAKSDTASPVSSHPDFNARDSLLSLYARRTTDSSAGGGGGGAGAAGGAASSSSTSAAERRPSWRLKFDAGSKFKLEDITSGGTYPPNNSTIIPSAPAVMAAANLSTTTGVQRRISSGPNALNASNQSLNSVGRPVSAPSEGTNNSAYFTPSARKFETNATPTGATTAAITTSNSTSNSVSATSANHTAATAPNATSNHDDKDNDKENDNRTQTVIQRRRKPKRRSTGVVHIDMDELDPERQNESSNNDNEEKEKESGSERTSRSRLGSTASTATTSESKSSSSNDKTENGDGIDYKALWEAEKLENDKLRQMLKQKDDEALQTRATLERFANATTKNSLSELEKRERRAMERKLSELEEELKQLDAYKSDNHRLKEENAALIRVISKLSK
- the LOC120450241 gene encoding protein phosphatase 1 regulatory subunit 12A isoform X30; this translates as MSSLDARNNSAMMKRAEQLKRWEESDTNRAAPTPRHEHGRRIKFSSGCVFLAACLSGDKDEVVQLLDQGADINTANVDGLTALHQACIDDNLDMVEFLVERGADINRQDNEGWTPLHATASCGFVSIARYLVENGADVAAVNSDGDLALDLAIDVQHMAMIDYMEKMVQELNINVDEARKAEEQAMLNDAKKWLRSDAAEVDRPHPKTGATALHVAAAKGYTKVLGLLLAGRGNVDRQDNDGWTPLHAASHWGQRETAEMLVESLADMDIRNYAGQSCIDVADRKIVKFLEELRANKRNKRRPSSQIRISDAMENHVDKTPTKLVRVEVRTDATKDAENVKTNQQIHAVEHPVEEEAPWRRKLPRTPNDSPTNNQVPDRELSSNSSETANDVILRRTQSFENDQKFYQKYNELRARIKANSCPILPANANASAAAANKSNNNNNLSSNNYHNNNNNNNKSDLLLGYAAGATTTTSTSTTTTTTSSTFNNTHSNTNNTSTTQQPQQQPAAASAVNQLYSVQRSASLKDNSMYYRKPTITIATPTSTASTAINSPSTTVQTPPIRSQVTAKIPEKSNNGSSSTASVSDAESSKPPPKQSASNMIKNFFKSFVPPVRDEESETQRKAHAKRVRETRRSTQGVTLDEIKSAEELVKKKNMGMANNNNNNNISTTTTNTISNSGNETSSASSTSAPTPSILGSNEQQDELQPPPPPTTPPPAIIPTTTTATDETEIEEVVSNPPAGQSQNDTTASFTLSAPVRRSLSADREADANSDPEGDQDQTVVSASYTIMPRRERLPESSENLESIRSPQKTDPVAKTASEEQAEEQPHARPTDLPLNPAPASPSTEAIKSSSAATTPAALESPVRLRDKRGLAGSGSQESEAKSDTASPVSSHPDFNARDSLLSLYARRTTDSSAGGGGGGAGAAGGAASSSSTSAAERRPSWRLKFDAGSKFKLEDITSGGTYPPNNSTIIPSAPAVMAAANLSTTTGVQRRISSGPNALNASNQSLNSVGRPVSAPSEGTNNSAYFTPSARKFETNATPTGATTAAITTSNSTSNSVSATSANHTAATAPNATSNHDDKDNDKENDNRTQTVIQRRRKPKRRSTGVVHIDMDELDPERQNESSNNDNEEKEKESGSERTSRSRLGSTASTATTSESKSSSSNDKTENGDGIDYKALWEAEKLENDKLRQMLKQKDDEALQTRATLERFANAQLDAYKSDNHRLKEENAALIRVISKLSK
- the LOC120450241 gene encoding protein phosphatase 1 regulatory subunit 12A isoform X14 — protein: MSSLDARNNSAMMKRAEQLKRWEESDTNRAAPTPRHEHGRRIKFSSGCVFLAACLSGDKDEVVQLLDQGADINTANVDGLTALHQACIDDNLDMVEFLVERGADINRQDNEGWTPLHATASCGFVSIARYLVENGADVAAVNSDGDLALDLAIDVQHMAMIDYMEKMVQELNINVDEARKAEEQAMLNDAKKWLRSDAAEVDRPHPKTGATALHVAAAKGYTKVLGLLLAGRGNVDRQDNDGWTPLHAASHWGQRETAEMLVESLADMDIRNYAGQSCIDVADRKIVKFLEELRANKRNKRRPSSQISRISDAMENHVDKTPTKLVRVEVRTDATKDAASGSSEATKADSSIPNAAHDDDDVSGGGEVVASGQSDTEELSDSTESSHLTSLSESEAENVKTNQQIHAVEHPVEEEAPWRRKLPRTPNDSPTNNQVPDRELSSNSSETANDVILRRTQSFENDQKKPTITIATPTSTASTAINSPSTTVQTPPIRRSFVPPVRDEESETQRKAHAKRVRETRRSTQGVTLDEIKSAEELVKKKNMGMANNNNNNNISTTTTNTISNSGNETSSASSTSAPTPSILGSNEQQDELQPPPPPTTPPPAIIPTTTTATDETEIEEVVSNPPAGQSQNDTTASFTLSAPVRRSLSADREADANSDPEGDQDQTVVSASYTIMPRRERLPESSENLESIRSPQKTDPVAKTASEEQAEEQPHARPTDLPLNPAPASPSTEAIKSSSAATTPAALESPVRLRDKRGLAGSGSQESEAKSDTASPVSSHPDFNARDSLLSLYARRTTDSSAGGGGGGAGAAGGAASSSSTSAAERRPSWRLKFDAGSKFKLEDITSGGTYPPNNSTIIPSAPAVMAAANLSTTTGVQRRISSGPNALNASNQSLNSVGRPVSAPSEGTNNSAYFTPSARKFETNATPTGATTAAITTSNSTSNSVSATSANHTAATAPNATSNHDDKDNDKENDNRTQTVIQRRRKPKRRSTGVVHIDMDELDPERQNESSNNDNEEKEKESGSERTSRSRLGSTASTATTSESKSSSSNDKTENGDGIDYKALWEAEKLENDKLRQMLKQKDDEALQTRATLERFANATTKNSLSELEKRERRAMERKLSELEEELKLLQKLKTENDRLRAENRALTRVVSKLTTSAQSQLAKTK
- the LOC120450241 gene encoding protein phosphatase 1 regulatory subunit 12B isoform X20, producing MSSLDARNNSAMMKRAEQLKRWEESDTNRAAPTPRHEHGRRIKFSSGCVFLAACLSGDKDEVVQLLDQGADINTANVDGLTALHQACIDDNLDMVEFLVERGADINRQDNEGWTPLHATASCGFVSIARYLVENGADVAAVNSDGDLALDLAIDVQHMAMIDYMEKMVQELNINVDEARKAEEQAMLNDAKKWLRSDAAEVDRPHPKTGATALHVAAAKGYTKVLGLLLAGRGNVDRQDNDGWTPLHAASHWGQRETAEMLVESLADMDIRNYAGQSCIDVADRKIVKFLEELRANKRNKRRPSSQISRISDAMENHVDKTPTKLVRVEVRTDATKDAENVKTNQQIHAVEHPVEEEAPWRRKLPRTPNDSPTNNQVPDRELSSNSSETANDVILRRTQSFENDQKFYQKYNELRARIKANSCPILPANANASAAAANKSNNNNNLSSNNYHNNNNNNNKSDLLLGYAAGATTTTSTSTTTTTTSSTFNNTHSNTNNTSTTQQPQQQPAAASAVNQLYSVQRSASLKDNSMYYRKPTITIATPTSTASTAINSPSTTVQTPPIRRSFVPPVRDEESETQRKAHAKRVRETRRSTQGVTLDEIKSAEELVKKKNMGMANNNNNNNISTTTTNTISNSGFKLEDITSGGTYPPNNSTIIPSAPAVMAAANLSTTTGVQRRISSGPNALNASNQSLNSVGRPVSAPSEGTNNSAYFTPSARKFETNATPTGATTAAITTSNSTSNSVSATSANHTAATAPNATSNHDDKDNDKENDNRTQTVIQRRRKPKRRSTGVVHIDMDELDPERQNESSNNDNEEKEKESGSERTSRSRLGSTASTATTSESKSSSSNDKTENGDGIDYKALWEAEKLENDKLRQMLKQKDDEALQTRATLERFANAQLDAYKSDNHRLKEENAALIRVISKLSK
- the LOC120450241 gene encoding protein phosphatase 1 regulatory subunit 12A isoform X7, which encodes MSSLDARNNSAMMKRAEQLKRWEESDTNRAAPTPRHEHGRRIKFSSGCVFLAACLSGDKDEVVQLLDQGADINTANVDGLTALHQACIDDNLDMVEFLVERGADINRQDNEGWTPLHATASCGFVSIARYLVENGADVAAVNSDGDLALDLAIDVQHMAMIDYMEKMVQELNINVDEARKAEEQAMLNDAKKWLRSDAAEVDRPHPKTGATALHVAAAKGYTKVLGLLLAGRGNVDRQDNDGWTPLHAASHWGQRETAEMLVESLADMDIRNYAGQSCIDVADRKIVKFLEELRANKRNKRRPSSQISRISDAMENHVDKTPTKLVRVEVRTDATKDAASGSSEATKADSSIPNAAHDDDDVSGGGEVVASGQSDTEELSDSTESSHLTSLSESEAENVKTNQQIHAVEHPVEEEAPWRRKLPRTPNDSPTNNQVPDRELSSNSSETANDVILRRTQSFENDQKFYQKYNELRARIKANSCPILPANANASAAAANKSNNNNNLSSNNYHNNNNNNNKSDLLLGYAAGATTTTSTSTTTTTTSSTFNNTHSNTNNTSTTQQPQQQPAAASAVNQLYSVQRSASLKDNSMYYRKPTITIATPTSTASTAINSPSTTVQTPPIRRSFVPPVRDEESETQRKAHAKRVRETRRSTQGVTLDEIKSAEELVKKKNMGMANNNNNNNISTTTTNTISNSGNETSSASSTSAPTPSILGSNEQQDELQPPPPPTTPPPAIIPTTTTATDETEIEEVVSNPPAGQSQNDTTASFTLSAPVRRSLSADREADANSDPEGDQDQTVVSASYTIMPRRERLPESSENLESIRSPQKTDPVAKTASEEQAEEQPHARPTDLPLNPAPASPSTEAIKSSSAATTPAALESPVRLRDKRGLAGSGSQESEAKSDTASPVSSHPDFNARDSLLSLYARRTTDSSAGGGGGGAGAAGGAASSSSTSAAERRPSWRLKFDAGSKFKLEDITSGGTYPPNNSTIIPSAPAVMAAANLSTTTGVQRRISSGPNALNASNQSLNSVGRPVSAPSEGTNNSAYFTPSARKFETNATPTGATTAAITTSNSTSNSVSATSANHTAATAPNATSNHDDKDNDKENDNRTQTVIQRRRKPKRRSTGVVHIDMDELDPERQNESSNNDNEEKEKESGSERTSRSRLGSTASTATTSESKSSSSNDKTENGDGIDYKALWEAEKLENDKLRQMLKQKDDEALQTRATLERFANATTKNSLSELEKRERRAMERKLSELEEELKLLQKLKTENDRLRAENRALTRVVSKLTTSAQSQLAKTK